TGCTTCCTTCGTTTCCTCGGGCCGCTTCCAGTAGCCCTTCATCACGTTGGGGCCGCGGGCGATGATCTCACCCACCTCGCCGGGCTTCACGTCGTTATCGTCGTTGTCGACGACCCGGACGTGACAGCTGAACAATTCCTTGCCCACGGAGCCGAGACGCTTCAGGCCCTCGCCCTCCAGCGAATAATCCTCCTTGGGGAGGTAGGCGACCAGCGGTGATGCCTCGGTAAGCCCGTAGACGACAAAGATGATGTCAGGGCCCAGCACCTCCACCGCCCGTTTCAGGATGGGCACGGGGGTGGTCTGTCCTCCGACGGAATAACTTTTCAGGGTACCCAGCTTGTATCCGCCCTCCTTGTAGGCGTCGAGGATGTCGACGAGGCCGGTATAGACGAGGGTGATGTTGGTGATCTTCTCTTTTTCCACGATCTTCCAGAATTCGTGGCCATTGAAATTGGTCACCATCACGTTCGTGCCTCCCACGTAGAAATGGCAGATCACCATGGATGCTTCCATCGTGTGGTAACAGGGCTGGACGTGAAGACTGACATCGGAAGGCCCGAGCTTGTATGCGATGGTGTGGTTTATCACGGCGGAGAGGAAATTGTCGTGGGTGAGCATGACGCCCTTGGGGCCGCCCGTGGTGCCGCTCGTGTAGAAAATGGCAAAGAGGTCGTCGGGTTTGACAATGCAGACCGGTTCTGCCGGTGAGCCTGACCGTATCATCTGCTCGTATGGCCCGCCGATGTCCACAATGTGGGGCACGGTGATCTCGCTTCGGATGGCCTCGACCTGGTCCTTGAAGGTATCACCCACAAAGAGGATACCGATCTCGGCGTCGTTGAGGACGAATTTCAATTCCGAGGGGACGAGGCGGAAGTTGACGGGGACCCAGACCATTCCCATCTTGGCGGCTGCGAAACATATCTCGAACATCTCGATGTTGTTGCGGCTGAGCACGGCCACCTTGTCACCGGCGGTGAGCCCCAGTTTTGTCAGTGAATCCGCCAGGGAGTTCACCCGTTTGTTGAATTCTCCATATGTCAGCCTGTTCTCTTCGGATATCAAAGCCGTTTTGTCGGGATACCGGCGCGCGCATTGGGTGGAAAGATCGCCTATAAGCATGAGTTTGTTACCTCCCGTGATATTTACTGTGCCTTACATACCCAGATAGCATTTCTTCACTTCTTCATTCTTCAGCAGGTTTGTGGCCTCTCCCGTGAGTACGATCCTCCCCGTTTCCAGCACGTATGCGCGGTCCGATATGTGAAGGGCCGCGTTGACGTTCTGTTCAACGAGGAGGATGGAAATACCGCGGCTGCGAAGCTCCCCGATGGTCCCCAGTATGGCCTCCACAACCAGCGGGGCCAGGCCCAGGGAAGGTTCGTCAAGAAGAAGCAGTTTGGGCTGGGACATGAGCCCCCTCCCTATGGCAAGCATCTGCTGCTCCCCGCCGCTCATGGTTCCCGCCTTCTGGGCCAGGCGCTCCTTGAGTTTTGGGAACAGCGCAAAGACGGATTCAAGCAGGTCGTCGAGTCGGTCTTTCTTCGCCGGGTTGACGTAGGCCCCGAGGAAAAGGTTCTGTTTCACCGTGAGGGAGCCGAAGATCTGGCGTCCTTCCGGGACATGGCAGAGTCCTATTCTTACGAGCTGATTCGGTTTGCGGCCCGTTACGTCCTGCCCATCAAAGGAAAAGCTGCCGGAGATCGGGGGTATCACACCGGATACGACCTTGAGAAGGGTTGATTTTCCGGCACCGTTAGCCCCCACAAGGCAGACGATCTCGCCCTTTTTCACTTCCAGGCTGATCTCCTTGAGGACCTGTATGCGAGCATATCCGGCTGAAAGGTTGTCGGCTTTGAGGATCATTGGGTCACCCCGCATTCTTTGTCCTGGGCGCCCAGATATGCCTCGATGACCTGAGGATTTGCACAGATGGCCGAAGGCGAACCCTCCGCCAGTTTCTTTCCGAAATCGAGGACGATGATGTCGTCGGCGATATTCATGACCAGTTTCATGTTGTGCTCCACGATGAGGACGGTGATGCCCTGTTGCTTGATCATCATGAGAAGTTTTATGAACTCTTCCACCTCGGTGTCGTTGAGTCCCGATGCGGGTTCGTCGAGAAGAAGCAGTTTTGGACCGGTCATGAGCGCCCGGGCAAGTTCCAGAAGGCGCTGGTTGCCAAAGGACAGGGCGGCAGGCATGGCTGAAGCCTCCTTTTCAAGACCGACCAGCTTCAAGAGATCCATGGCTTTCTGTGTTGCTTCCTTCTCCTGTTTCTTTATCCGCTTTCGCAGAAAGATGGTCCCGAGGAGTGTTGGCTTAAGGTGCATGTGCGCCCCGAGGAGGACGTTGTCGAGAACGGTGGCGTTATTGATGGTGAAAAGCCGGATGAGCTGGAATGTGCGAGACATGCCGAGGGACGCGATCTGGTCGGTCCTTGATCCGACGACATTGCGGTCCTCGAAGAGTATGGAGCCCTTCGTGGGGGGGTTGAGCCCGCTGACGGCATTGAGCAAAGTGGTCTTACCGGCGCCGTTGGGGCCGATGAGCGCCTTGATCTCGCCCGCTCTAACGGCGAAGCTCACGTCATCGAGGGCCCTGACGCCGTCGAAGGTCTTTGTCACTCCGCTGATAGTCAATATGTTCCGGTTCTGTTCCATTTATCTACCCATCCGTGGAATGATCTTGTTCCGGAGGGCCGTGAATATTCCAAAGAGGCCCTTGGGAAAGAAGACGAGTACTACGATGAGGATGATCCCGTTAATGAGGAGTTCATAATCCTGCAAAGCATAGGTGATTTCGGGCAGCAATTTTAGGAAGAGGGCACCCAGCGCGGGGCCGAATATCGTTCCGACGCCGCCAAGAAAAAGCATGACGAGCAGGTTTATGGAGGTGAGTATGCCGAAGTCGTCGGGGGCTATGAACCCCATGTAGTGCGCGAAAAGAGATCCCGCTATCGACGCGTAAACCGCGGCCAGCATGTAGGCGCGTGTTTTGTACTTTGCGCAGTCTACGCCAAAGGAGCGCGCGGCCTCCTCATCGGAATGGATGGCGACAAGGGCGCGCCCGAAGGGAGACCGGACCACGGCTATGCTGCTCGCGATGACGAGGACCACGACGGCCCAGACGAAATAGTAATAGTGAAGATGATCAAGGAGCGAAAAACCGAAGATGGTGAAAGGTGGTATATCGCGAAGGCCCGAGGCTCCGCCCGTCAACCCTTCGAATCCGATGATAAGGGTGATGACGATCTCGTTAAAGGCAAGGGTTGCCATCGCCAGATAATATTCTTTCAGCGCGAGCACGGGGCGCCCCGTCAGGAACGCGAGCGTTGCGCTGAAGACTATGCCTACTCCCATGGCGGCAGCGGGCGAGAAACCGTATTTCGCCGTGAGGATCCCCGACGTGTAAGCGCCGACGGCGAAGAAGGCCGCGTGGCCCACCGATATCTGCCCCGTATATCCCATGAGGAGGTCAAGGCCGACGGCGAGAATGATGTAGATCCCCGCGAAAATGAGAAGCCCGCTCTTATAGGGCGATGACTCTCCGATGAGGGGATAGACAACTATGACAGCGAGGAGTATCAACCACCAGTGACGTTTCAACGCGTTCATCGTACCTTCCTAGGACCTGCTGAAGAGGCCGTTGGGCCTTAACACCAGCACCGCGATCAGCAGGCCAAAAACAATGGTGTCGGAAAATTTTGACGATATCAGGCCTATGGTGTATGACTCCACAAGGCCGAGGAGCAGCCCCGCTATGACGGACCCTACGATGCTCCCCAGGCCGCCTATGGACATGGCGATGAAGCCCTTTACCATGGGCATGATCCCGCTCGTATACTGTACAAACAGCAAGGGGGCGACGGCCATTCCGGCCAGGGCCCCGATACCGGAACCCCATGCCCAGGCGAAGAGGGTGGTCTTCTGGGTGTTGATGCCCATGAGGCTCGCGCCGTAGGGGTTCTCGGCGCAGGCGCGCATGGCTATGCCCGCCGGGGTCTTCTCAAAGAAGAACCATATGAGGAAGAGGACGACCGCCGTTATTCCGACGATCCAGAGTATCTGTATCTGGAGGGCGGCACCGAGTATCTGGATCGGTTCTCCCCGGGAAAATGGGGGGAGGATATGTGATTCCCTCCCCCAGATAAGCAATGCCAGGCCCCGAAGGGCAAGGGATATTGCGATGGTCATGACGATGAGGGCGCCCACGGAGGCATTTTTCATCGGCCGGATGAGGACCTGCTGGATAAGTGCCCCCAGGACCATTGCTATTATGATGGAGAGGAAAAACGCCAGGGGGACCGGGACCCCTTTTGAAACCAAGGTCGTCATCGTAAGCGCCCCGAAGACGAAGAACTCGCCCTGGGCAAAGCAGATGAGCTGGGACACCTTGTAAACGATGACGAGGCTCACCGCTATCAGCGCGTAGACACTGCCGACCGTTATGCCGCTGAACAGGAACTGGATGAGATAGGATATATCGCTCACAAGTTTCTCCTTACCGGTCTAGGTTCCCTCAGGTTCATTTACCTGGGAACTTCCCATTTTCCGGCCTTGACGGTTAGAAGGATCATATCGTCCGGCCTGGTGCCGTGATGGTCTTTGGGCGTGAATGTGTAAATGCCCTGCATTGCGGTAAAGTTCTTGATGCTTTCGATGGCGTCGCGCAGCTTTACAGGATCGGCTTTACCGCTGGCGCGCAGCCCCTCGGCGATGAGATCGATGGCGTCGGCAAGCTCGGCGGAAAAGTAATTTGCCGGTTCCTTATACTTTGCGATGTGTCTCTTGTTGAACTCCACGATGACCTTCTTCGTAGGGTCGCTGTCGGGCAGTGCCTCGGGTTTCATGACCTTCCCGGAGGGGACAAGCATTTCGGTACGCACGTTGGAGACAAGCTTCAGGAACCCCGGGTTCGCGTTGCCGTGGGAGACGAGCAGAGGGATCTTGAAACTGAGCTGATCCATGTTCCTGCCTATGAGTGCCGCCGGCTCGCCGGTGACGAAGGCAAATATGGCCTGCGGGTTCATATTGCGTATCTTGGCAAGCTGCGCCGTGACGTCCGCAGCCTTGACATCGAACCTTTCTTCACCCACGATCGTGATACCGTAGTCTGCGGCATATTTCCGCGCCGCCGTCCCGCCGATCTCGCCGAGAGGGCCTATGGGCATGAGGAGCGCCAGCTTTTTGATACCTTTCCTCTTGAACACCTTGTACGCCGTGATGACGGCGAAGTCGGTCTTGTGGGATGTGTTGAAGAGATAGGGATCCTTGCTGGTGTCCACTGCATAGCCGGAATTGATGATTGTGGGTATCTTGTAGCGGTTAGCCATGGATGCCACCGCACCGGAGAGCGGAACGGAAGCGGTCCCCGCCATGGCGACGACCCGATCCTTGGATATGAGCCTCTGGGCCACCTTCGATGCCTGCTCGGGAGAAGAATTGTCATCGTAGGATATGAGCACCAGTTGCTGGCCGTTCACGCCGCCGGCCTCGTTGATCATTTCAACCTTGAGTTCCGCAGCCTTTTTCTTGTATTCCCCGAGCCATGACAGGTAGCCCGTCAGGGAAAAGATGCCGCCTATCTTGATAGGCTCCTTGGCCGATGCGGGACCGGCAACGACGAAGGAAACAAAGACCATAAGAACGAGACACGACAACAATAACTTTTTCATTCGCTACCCCCTTGAGTGGTTTATTGACATAAATGACATTGTGCAAGTCAGATGCCAGCGCAAATAATTGAGTTATTTCAGCCTTATAGGAAGCCGATAGACTCCCATAAGCGTGCAAACCGCTCACGGCATGTCACATTTGACAGGGGAATCCGGGGAAGAAGTCTATTTTACTCAATGATGTTATACTGGTGAGAGGGTGTCAGGAATGACTGTCACTTTTGAATTGCCTGAGGCGTCTCGCAAGGGTCGAGAGGCTGATACCTAGCTTATGGGCTGCCTCTTCGTTGGATTGTGACTTGTTGAGGGCCGTCTTGATCAGCTTTATCTCAAGCTCTTTCAGCGCCACGTCAAGAGACCTCAGTTCGTGCATCTCATCAAGGTCACCCTGTTCCGACCCGACAAATCTCTTCGGAAGGTGCTCGAGCGTCACCAGGTCTTCATTGGCGAGCACAACAAGTTGTTCCACCAGGTTCGCCAGTTCGCGGACATTGCCGGGCCACCTGTAGGCGCTCAATCGTTCAACAACCTCCTGGGTCAGCCGCACCTTGAGGTTGTATCTATTGTTGAACTCATTGAGATAATGCTTGATCAGGAAGGGTATCTCTTCCCGGCGGTCCCTGAGGGAGGGTATATAAACGGGGACGACGTTGAGTCGGTAATAGAGGTCTTCCCTGAAATTACCGGTCTTCAGCATTTTTTCCACGTCCCTGTTGGTCGCCGCGATGATCCTCGCATCCACCTTCTTGGGTTTTGTACCCCCCACACGCGTCACCTCCTGGTCCTGGATGACGGAAAGGAGCTTTACCTGCAGCCGAAGAGGAAGATCCCCGATCTCGTCGAGGAAAAGGGTGCCTTTGTCGGCGATCTCGAAGTATCCCGCCTTGCCGTCTTTCCTGGCGCCCGTGAAGGCGCCGGCCTCATAGCCAAAGAGCTCCGATTCCAGCAGTTCGGCGGGTATGGCGCCGCAGTTGATCTTTACAAAGGTGCCCGCGTCCATCCTTGGTGATGCCTCGTGGATGAGGCGAGCCACCAGGTCCTTGCCCACGCCGGACTCCCCCAGGATCAACACCGTCGTGTCGATCCGGGCTATTCGGTAAGCGGTCTCAATGACCTGCTTCATCTGTTTGCTGTGGGCCACAAAGGCTGAAGGGGTCTTCTGCATCCGTCTTGCCTCATGAAGCTCAAGAAGATATTTCGACACGAGCTTCTGTGACTGCTCATGTTTCTCTTTGAGGTGGTTCAACTCGGTGATGTCCCGCAGATTGCAGTAGACCTTCGAGATACTGCCATCCTTGTCGAAGACGGGCATGCCCGTGCTGAGGACCTGTCTTCCGGCGATGGTGTTGATGAGCACCGTCTGGGTTTTGCCCGTCTCCAGAACCTTGATTGTCGCCCCGGTGTCGGAGATACCCTCTTTGACAAGTTCTTCTATCTTGCGGCCGATGACGTCGGCGTTCTTGATGCCCATGATTCTCTCGAATGCGGGATTGAGAAGGAGGAGCCGGCTCTCGCCGTCGGCAATCGCCATGGCGTCGTAGGAATTCTCGATCATCGCGAGGAGGTCGTTATTACGCTCCTCAAGTTCGCGGATCCTCTGTTCAAGCTTATCTGTCTTTTTCATCTTTCCGGCGGCACCGATGTCTGCGACTGCACCCGCAACGGCACCCTGTTTTTGGTTTGCAAATCTTGTACCGGGCTTCTTCGTGATCATTGCACTCCACGCACAGGCAAACTGCGGGGACCCTTCCGTTCGCGGCCGAAGCATGTGAACGCTGAGGATACCTGAGCCTAGACATTCTACCACCGGCCGGAGAAAAATCAACACATCCTTTCCCGCGTCCTCAACCATGTAACGTGATGGTCACCATCGGAGGTGAGCCGCAGCCCCTGTCGCGCGACGCTCCCAATGTATGATTGCAGGGCCTGGCCCCATCAAAAAAGTTGCAGTATCGCCGGATAGCTATTACTATGATCGCAGGCGGGGCGTGAGAGATCTCGCGTTTGCGGAGGGAAGGTTAGGATGAACGGAACAAAACGATCAGACATAAGACCGGGAATGAGAGTATCCATCGTCCTTAAAAAGGACCAGCGCACGGGGGTGCGTACGACGGGGGTTGTAAAGGATATTTTGACGAAGTCCCCCGACCACACTCACGGGATCAAGGTGCGTCTCGAAAGCGGGGAAGTGGGACGGGTAAAAGATATTTTAGGAACCTGTGCTCGTAACACCTGATATGTGCTCGGCAAGGAGCTCCTTCTCTTCCGGTGTGGCGATCACGATTATGCTCATGCCCTGTTCCACGATTGTGTCCGGACTGGGGTTGTAGATCCACTCCCCCGTTGTTTTCCGGGCAGAGATGAGCATGATGTTGCCGATTGCCTTGAAGTCTATCTCACTTACGGGTCTGCCCACATAGGGTGATTCGGGAGAAAACTTTATCTCCTCGACGCGCATCGGCGAATACTTGTCGCGAAGCATCATATCAAGGAAGGACGTTACATGCGGGCGTATCATCTCAGAGGCCATCCTGAGGCCTCCGATGAAATTGAGCGCCACAACCGAGTCGGCGCCGGCCCTTTTTATCTTATCAATGTTCTTGGCATCGTTGCACCGGGCGACGATCCTTAAGGAAGGGTTGAGCTGCCGGGCTGTGATGGAAATAACGATATTGTCGTTGTCGGAGTTCGTCGTTGCGAAGAGGCCCTGCGCTTGCTCTATCATGGCGCGATTGAGCACCTCGTTCTCCGTGGCGTCACCGATAACCAGATCCGCATTTATATTGTTGACCTTGAAAACATCGAGCTTGCCCCCATCGCTGTCAATGGCAACAAAGGGCCTTTTGGTCAAAAAGAGTTCCTGCACAACGTACAGGCCCACCATTCCAATTCCACAAACGATATAGTGGTCTTTCATCTTTGAGATACGCTTATCCATTCTCCTTCTCCTGAAAACCTTTCTCAACTCCCCTTCGATTATATAGGCTGCGAGAGTTGTGAAGAGGTAGGCGACCGTACCGGCCCCGATGAAAACGTAAACGATTGTGAAGAGCTTTCCCAGCGGCTTGTTGTCAAGGCCGATGACATCGCCGTACCCGATGGTGGTGATGGTGATGGCCGTCATGTACAGGGCATCGAGAAAGCTCTTTTCGGAACCGCCGATGATCTTGAACCCCGCCGTACCGATCAAGATGACGGCAATGATCATAAGTATGATATTGCGGAGCCTCTTCGGTATAGCTTGTAAAAGCATGGCATATTATAGCATGGGTAACGGATAATGGGGACCAAAAACAGGGCAATCAAGAATTGGGGCCGCGTTGAATGGCTTGAGATGCTCGAATGGCCTGGGCGTCATTTGAAGAATATCATCCTGGGGGATCAGCAAGGCGAGGGTTGTTCCTTGAGCCTGATGCCGGGAGAGTCCGAAAATGATCTCGTATGATTGTTCAAGAGTGTCCAGCCTGGGCGCCCCGACCGCAAGGATAGCAGAAGGGGTGTGACGTGTCTGAATGTAGTCTGTTTTACAGTAGAATGAATGAGGTTTATTCCACGGTGGAGCCTTGGACTGACATATACCATGTATGGTATTATACTGCATTGAACGGCAGACTCAATAAGACAAGGAGGGGCGTATGAAATGGTTTTTGTTGCTGGTGTTTTCCTTGATGTCGATATCACCGGTACTGGCCCAGACGCAGGTCTTCAACAATCCCCGGGTCAACGGCTATGCAGTGGACCGCTGCCTCTACTTCGGTTCGCAATGCAACCAGCCCGCGGCGGATGAGTTCTGCCGGCGCAATGGCTTCCAGAGGGCCCGGCGTTTCGCCTGGAACTTCATGGCACCAACGCTCGTTCTTGGCTCCCGCCAGATCTGCAATGTCCCGGGACGTAACGGCTGCGGCGGCTTCACGCTCATCGAGTGCCAGAGCCGCGGCGGCCAGACGGGGGTCATGCCGGGAGAGCGCACTTTCAACAATCCCCGGGTCAACGGCTATGCAGTGGACCGCTGCCTCTACTTCGGTTCGCAATGCAACCAGCCCGCGGCGGATGAGTTCTGCCGGCGCAACGGCTTCCAGAGGGCCCGGCGTTTCGCCTGGAACTTCATGGCACCAACGCTCGTTCTTGGCTCCCGCCAGATCTGCAAGGTCCCGGGGCGGGGCGGGTGCGGCGGCTTCACCCAGATCACCTGCACCGGCGGCCGCACAGGAGCCACTCCTCCACCCCCGCGGGGAGGCAAGGGACCAGGCGACCCGTGTCAGACGAGAGAGGAGTGCCGCAGCGGAATTTGCCTTCTTGGGGTGTGCAGTTGACCGGGTATTCCCAATTGCTTGATCAACGAAGGAGGGAATGAAAATGCGTATGAAAAAAGCCACTACCCTGTTTTATTCACTGCTTATTTTGCTGGCCGTTGGTATCTCCGGCGCAATGGCCCAGGGTGTACAACCATCAGGCAGAATTATTAGCTCGGACAAGCAAGGCAATGCCATTTACCAGGTTCATGCGAATGGAATAGAGGTAGGTTACAAATTGATCGGCTCAGGTGAACCACTCGTTATGATCATGGGGCTGGGCGGGACAATGGACCATTGGCCTCAGGAAGTGATAGAAGCGTTATCAAGGAAATATCAGTTGATAATATTGGATAACCGGGGCATGGGATATACCAGGACCAATGAGGCAACGTTCACGTACAAACTGTTTGCCGATGATGTCATTGGCCTTCTTAACGCCCTTGGAGTAAACAGGGCCAATGTACTTGGGTATTCCATGGGGAGTACGATCACACAAAAATTGTTGCTTGAATATCCGCAACGGTTCAATAAGGCAATCATCCACGCAACCTCCACAGATGGAAGCAGCGTTGCCGAGGTCTTGAAGGGTAAAGGAATAAATGACCCAATCATTTTGCGACAAATTGAGGCAACAGTCCATTGGAAGACTCCCATGGACAAACTGCCATTAATTACCAATCAGGTTATGCTCGTGGTTGGAACTTCGGATACCGTGGTAGGAGTTGAAAGCTCAAAGACGATAGCCTCGGCTATT
This portion of the Syntrophorhabdaceae bacterium genome encodes:
- a CDS encoding long-chain-fatty-acid--CoA ligase; protein product: MLIGDLSTQCARRYPDKTALISEENRLTYGEFNKRVNSLADSLTKLGLTAGDKVAVLSRNNIEMFEICFAAAKMGMVWVPVNFRLVPSELKFVLNDAEIGILFVGDTFKDQVEAIRSEITVPHIVDIGGPYEQMIRSGSPAEPVCIVKPDDLFAIFYTSGTTGGPKGVMLTHDNFLSAVINHTIAYKLGPSDVSLHVQPCYHTMEASMVICHFYVGGTNVMVTNFNGHEFWKIVEKEKITNITLVYTGLVDILDAYKEGGYKLGTLKSYSVGGQTTPVPILKRAVEVLGPDIIFVVYGLTEASPLVAYLPKEDYSLEGEGLKRLGSVGKELFSCHVRVVDNDDNDVKPGEVGEIIARGPNVMKGYWKRPEETKEALRDGWLHTGDMGMVDEEGYIYVIDRKKDLIISGGENISPHEIEDALHLHPAVHECAAIGIPDERWGEQVKAVVVLAKNMNITEKELIDFCAKHLARYKLPRTIDFVDALPKDPVGKIQKKVLREHYSK
- a CDS encoding ABC transporter ATP-binding protein; the protein is MILKADNLSAGYARIQVLKEISLEVKKGEIVCLVGANGAGKSTLLKVVSGVIPPISGSFSFDGQDVTGRKPNQLVRIGLCHVPEGRQIFGSLTVKQNLFLGAYVNPAKKDRLDDLLESVFALFPKLKERLAQKAGTMSGGEQQMLAIGRGLMSQPKLLLLDEPSLGLAPLVVEAILGTIGELRSRGISILLVEQNVNAALHISDRAYVLETGRIVLTGEATNLLKNEEVKKCYLGM
- a CDS encoding ABC transporter ATP-binding protein — protein: MEQNRNILTISGVTKTFDGVRALDDVSFAVRAGEIKALIGPNGAGKTTLLNAVSGLNPPTKGSILFEDRNVVGSRTDQIASLGMSRTFQLIRLFTINNATVLDNVLLGAHMHLKPTLLGTIFLRKRIKKQEKEATQKAMDLLKLVGLEKEASAMPAALSFGNQRLLELARALMTGPKLLLLDEPASGLNDTEVEEFIKLLMMIKQQGITVLIVEHNMKLVMNIADDIIVLDFGKKLAEGSPSAICANPQVIEAYLGAQDKECGVTQ
- a CDS encoding branched-chain amino acid ABC transporter permease, whose amino-acid sequence is MNALKRHWWLILLAVIVVYPLIGESSPYKSGLLIFAGIYIILAVGLDLLMGYTGQISVGHAAFFAVGAYTSGILTAKYGFSPAAAMGVGIVFSATLAFLTGRPVLALKEYYLAMATLAFNEIVITLIIGFEGLTGGASGLRDIPPFTIFGFSLLDHLHYYYFVWAVVVLVIASSIAVVRSPFGRALVAIHSDEEAARSFGVDCAKYKTRAYMLAAVYASIAGSLFAHYMGFIAPDDFGILTSINLLVMLFLGGVGTIFGPALGALFLKLLPEITYALQDYELLINGIILIVVLVFFPKGLFGIFTALRNKIIPRMGR
- a CDS encoding branched-chain amino acid ABC transporter permease; translation: MSDISYLIQFLFSGITVGSVYALIAVSLVIVYKVSQLICFAQGEFFVFGALTMTTLVSKGVPVPLAFFLSIIIAMVLGALIQQVLIRPMKNASVGALIVMTIAISLALRGLALLIWGRESHILPPFSRGEPIQILGAALQIQILWIVGITAVVLFLIWFFFEKTPAGIAMRACAENPYGASLMGINTQKTTLFAWAWGSGIGALAGMAVAPLLFVQYTSGIMPMVKGFIAMSIGGLGSIVGSVIAGLLLGLVESYTIGLISSKFSDTIVFGLLIAVLVLRPNGLFSRS
- a CDS encoding ABC transporter substrate-binding protein, with the translated sequence MKKLLLSCLVLMVFVSFVVAGPASAKEPIKIGGIFSLTGYLSWLGEYKKKAAELKVEMINEAGGVNGQQLVLISYDDNSSPEQASKVAQRLISKDRVVAMAGTASVPLSGAVASMANRYKIPTIINSGYAVDTSKDPYLFNTSHKTDFAVITAYKVFKRKGIKKLALLMPIGPLGEIGGTAARKYAADYGITIVGEERFDVKAADVTAQLAKIRNMNPQAIFAFVTGEPAALIGRNMDQLSFKIPLLVSHGNANPGFLKLVSNVRTEMLVPSGKVMKPEALPDSDPTKKVIVEFNKRHIAKYKEPANYFSAELADAIDLIAEGLRASGKADPVKLRDAIESIKNFTAMQGIYTFTPKDHHGTRPDDMILLTVKAGKWEVPR
- a CDS encoding sigma 54-interacting transcriptional regulator — translated: MITKKPGTRFANQKQGAVAGAVADIGAAGKMKKTDKLEQRIRELEERNNDLLAMIENSYDAMAIADGESRLLLLNPAFERIMGIKNADVIGRKIEELVKEGISDTGATIKVLETGKTQTVLINTIAGRQVLSTGMPVFDKDGSISKVYCNLRDITELNHLKEKHEQSQKLVSKYLLELHEARRMQKTPSAFVAHSKQMKQVIETAYRIARIDTTVLILGESGVGKDLVARLIHEASPRMDAGTFVKINCGAIPAELLESELFGYEAGAFTGARKDGKAGYFEIADKGTLFLDEIGDLPLRLQVKLLSVIQDQEVTRVGGTKPKKVDARIIAATNRDVEKMLKTGNFREDLYYRLNVVPVYIPSLRDRREEIPFLIKHYLNEFNNRYNLKVRLTQEVVERLSAYRWPGNVRELANLVEQLVVLANEDLVTLEHLPKRFVGSEQGDLDEMHELRSLDVALKELEIKLIKTALNKSQSNEEAAHKLGISLSTLARRLRQFKSDSHS
- a CDS encoding YwbE family protein; the protein is MNGTKRSDIRPGMRVSIVLKKDQRTGVRTTGVVKDILTKSPDHTHGIKVRLESGEVGRVKDILGTCARNT
- a CDS encoding potassium channel protein, encoding MLLQAIPKRLRNIILMIIAVILIGTAGFKIIGGSEKSFLDALYMTAITITTIGYGDVIGLDNKPLGKLFTIVYVFIGAGTVAYLFTTLAAYIIEGELRKVFRRRRMDKRISKMKDHYIVCGIGMVGLYVVQELFLTKRPFVAIDSDGGKLDVFKVNNINADLVIGDATENEVLNRAMIEQAQGLFATTNSDNDNIVISITARQLNPSLRIVARCNDAKNIDKIKRAGADSVVALNFIGGLRMASEMIRPHVTSFLDMMLRDKYSPMRVEEIKFSPESPYVGRPVSEIDFKAIGNIMLISARKTTGEWIYNPSPDTIVEQGMSIIVIATPEEKELLAEHISGVTSTGS
- a CDS encoding alpha/beta hydrolase, with amino-acid sequence MKKATTLFYSLLILLAVGISGAMAQGVQPSGRIISSDKQGNAIYQVHANGIEVGYKLIGSGEPLVMIMGLGGTMDHWPQEVIEALSRKYQLIILDNRGMGYTRTNEATFTYKLFADDVIGLLNALGVNRANVLGYSMGSTITQKLLLEYPQRFNKAIIHATSTDGSSVAEVLKGKGINDPIILRQIEATVHWKTPMDKLPLITNQVMLVVGTSDTVVGVESSKTIASAIPGAWLVQFKKATHSLIFEAPTEFANIVLTFLNINETVEAK